A region from the Deltaproteobacteria bacterium genome encodes:
- a CDS encoding aspartate aminotransferase family protein, producing MTQTQALLSSAKEHMTKNYNPAPFILERGEGVWAWDQDGNKYLDFTSGIAVNSLGHGHPKVVEAIREQASRLSHVSNMFHHKGYIDMCQRLCDHSFGDHVFLCNSGAEAVEAAIKMARLYFHSKGENRPQMVATHGGFHGRTIGALSLTANPKYKVGFEPLMPNVAHVPFNDLEAARKAITSKTAAFIVEPIQGNSGVAVADAGYLSELRKICDQTGTLLIVDEIQTAGGRTGKWFDHQHEDMVPDIMPLAKAIGGGMPLGALVMSKAVSEPLKIGGHGSTYGGNPVACAAGLATWDVVQEEGLMEHSVKLGAQFMEMLEGLKSKTELVHSVRGRGLMIGLELTCEARPVFEKARNAGLLVTLAGTHVLRILPPMIATESDCAHATSLLEQVLKP from the coding sequence ATGACGCAAACGCAAGCCCTACTCAGTTCAGCCAAAGAGCACATGACCAAAAACTATAACCCGGCTCCGTTTATTCTAGAGCGCGGTGAAGGCGTATGGGCTTGGGACCAAGACGGTAATAAATACCTCGACTTCACTTCTGGGATTGCCGTGAACTCCCTGGGCCACGGGCACCCAAAGGTTGTAGAGGCGATCCGCGAACAAGCTTCTCGGCTCTCACACGTATCGAATATGTTTCACCACAAGGGCTACATCGACATGTGTCAGAGACTGTGCGACCACAGCTTTGGAGACCATGTCTTTCTTTGCAATTCTGGTGCGGAAGCAGTGGAAGCGGCGATTAAAATGGCACGTCTCTATTTTCATTCGAAAGGTGAAAACCGGCCACAAATGGTTGCAACCCACGGCGGATTTCACGGACGCACCATTGGAGCACTCAGCCTTACCGCAAACCCCAAATATAAAGTTGGCTTTGAACCTTTGATGCCTAACGTTGCACACGTCCCTTTCAACGATCTGGAAGCCGCACGAAAAGCCATCACCTCAAAAACCGCTGCCTTCATCGTAGAACCTATCCAAGGCAATTCCGGGGTAGCTGTTGCCGATGCAGGTTACCTAAGCGAATTACGAAAAATCTGTGACCAAACCGGTACTCTGCTCATCGTTGACGAAATTCAAACAGCGGGTGGACGTACAGGAAAATGGTTTGACCATCAGCACGAAGACATGGTTCCGGATATCATGCCTTTGGCCAAAGCCATTGGCGGCGGCATGCCTCTCGGGGCGCTCGTGATGAGTAAAGCCGTATCTGAGCCTCTCAAAATCGGTGGCCATGGCTCGACCTATGGCGGCAACCCGGTAGCCTGCGCGGCCGGGCTTGCAACCTGGGACGTCGTTCAAGAAGAAGGCTTAATGGAGCACTCCGTAAAGCTCGGTGCTCAATTTATGGAGATGCTCGAAGGCTTGAAGAGTAAGACCGAACTTGTCCACTCCGTGCGAGGCCGAGGGCTTATGATCGGGCTGGAGTTAACCTGCGAAGCCAGACCGGTTTTTGAAAAGGCTCGAAATGCTGGCTTATTGGTAACCTTAGCAGGAACCCACGTCTTGCGAATTCTACCACCTATGATTGCCACCGAATCGGATTGTGCGCATGCGACATCGTTGCTGGAGCAAGTGCTCAAGCCTTAG